CGGAATGAAGCGCACCGGGGGCACCATGCCGAGCGTGGGATGCTTCCAGCGCATCAGCGTCTCGAAGCCCTGGATCTCGCGCGTGGGCGCATCGACGATGGGCTGGTAGTACAACAGGAATTCGCCTTCGCGCACGGCCTGGAACATCGCCGCCTCGAGCGAGATATCGTGCTGCGGCGGTCCCGCGTGCGAGGGGCTGTAGACCACGCAGCGCGCCTTGCCGGTTTCCTTGGCGCGCGACATGGCGGCATCGGCCAGCGCCACCAGGCGCACCTCGTCCTCCGCGTGCAGCGGGTAGATCGACACGCCGACCGAGGCGCCCACGTAAATGGTGTGCTTGCCGATGTCGAACGGCGACTGCAGCGAGGCGATCAGCCGCCCGGTGACCAGCTTGATCTGTGCCTCGGTATGGGTGCCGGGCAGGATGGCGACGAATTCGTCGCCACCCACGCGCGCCAGCGTATCGCTGTCGCGCAGGGTTTTACGCAGGCGCGCGGCGGCCATTTGCAGCAGCGCGTCGCCCACCGGGTGGCCAAGGCCATCGTTGACTTTCTTGAAGCTGTCGAGGCCGATGGTGGCCACCGAGAAGCCCTGGCCAGAACGGCGCGCGTTGGCGATCACCATGCGGATGCGGTCAGACAGCAGCAGGCGGTTGGGCAATTCGGTGAGCGCGTCGTGGGTAGCCAGGTGGCGCAGGCGCTCTTCGGTGGCTTGTTGCTGTGACATGTTTCGTCCCACCACCAGCGTGCCGCCCGTCTGCGGCAGGAAGGAAATGCGTAATTCATGCCAGACTTCGCTCTCGGGCGCCTTGATGCGCACTTGCAGGAGCTGCGGCGTGCGCGTGGCCTGGGCTTCCGCCAGCGCCGCCGTGATCGATGCATGATGATCGTCGCTGACCAGCCGCGCCAGCGACAGGCCGGTGAGCGGCGCCAGGCGCCCGATCAGCGTGGTCGCGCGCTTGCTGGCATAGGCGACCGCGCCGGTGGCATCGAGGCGAAACACCACATCGCCAGCTTCTTCCATGAAATGGTCCAGCTCGTGGAGCAAATCGCGTGGCGTCTGAGGTGTGGGGGACTGTTGCATTGCAAAAATCTAAGCTTTCTAATTTGTATATGTGACACGCGGATTATGTGAATCTTGCAAATCCATAAAGCACTTTATCACTTCTACGCGGCGTTTTACATGGCTAAAGACAACATTCTGTTGGGTTTCATTAATTTCTTTTGAGAAATCTCTAAAACCGCACAAATAGTTGTTTCGCCATGTTGTCACGGCGTCACCGCCGCCGCGCGCGCGCTCCGCTTGTATAATGGCGCGCATAAACGTCTTCATAGAGCAAACAATAATGAAACAAGATCCGCGCTTTCCGAACCTGTTCATCACCGACCATCCACTGATCCAGCACAAGCTGAGCCATATGCGCGCCAAGGATACGTCAACCCGGACTTTCCGCGATCTGCTCAAGGAAATCACGCTGCTGATGGGCTATGAGATCACGCGCGACTTGCCGCTGACTACCCGCACGGTCGAAACGCCGCTGATGACCATCGACGCGCCGGTGATCGCCGGCCGCAAACTGGCCATCGTGCCGATCCTGCGTGCCGGCATCGGCATGAGCGACGGCTTGCTGGACCTGGTGCCGTCGGCGCGCGTGGGCCATATCGGCGTGTTCCGCGACCCGGCCACCCACTTGCCGGTGGAATACCTGGTGCGCTTGCCCGACACCGTTGAGCGCACCTTCATCCTGTGCGACCCGATGGTTGCCACCGGCAATTCGGCCGTGCATGCGGTCGATGTCCTCAAAAAACGCGGTGTGACCGACGAGCAAATCATTTTCCTGTCGCTGGTGGCGGCGCCGGAAGGCGTGGAAGTGTTCCAGAAATCGCACCCGGGCGTGAAGCTGTATTGCGCCTCGCTCGATTCGCACCTGGACGACCATGCCTACATCATCCCGGGCCTGGGCGATGCCGGTGACCGCATCTTCGGCACCAAGTAATCGCCGCATATATATAATGAACGCCTCGACCGACCCTGATTTTCGCGCCCGCCTGGCGGCGCTCAACGCCAAGTTCGCCGCCACCGTGCCCGGGACGATGGACAAGATTGCGCAGGCGCTCGCTGCCTGTCGCGCCAGTGCCAGTGCCGGGTGCGCCGCGCCCTCCGCCGCAGCGCTGCACCAGTTGCACGAACTGCTGCACGGCGTGGCGGGTTCGGCCGGCACCTTCGGATTCGCGACGTTGGGGCAGGAGGCGCGCCGCATCGAACAGCAGGTGCGCACCGTCATGAAAGAGGGCGCCGGCTGGGAGCTTATCCCCGTCCAGGTGGATCGTCTGCTGGCATGGGCGGCGCGCGACGCGAGCGCCACCGAATTCAATTGAAACACGTAGTCCACTTGATCTATCGCAAATCGGTTATGATCTAGTTGTCTATAATGACATGTACGCTTTGAACGAGAGAGTTGCTGTTCATGAGCAGCGGTAGTTGAAGCAAAAAAGGAAGGTTGTTCACGCTGTCTTCCGGCTTTTTCTACCAAAAAATGCGGTCTTTTGCATTTATTTTTGTGAACACGTGCTTTTCTCTAGTAAATGGGTATAATACGGAATCGTTTAGATTCAAGAGTACTGCAGTTTGTATGTCTTTCTTGCCTCAAACGATATCACGGGCGCAAGCCCAACTTAACTGAAATAGGAATTGTAATGGCAACTGGTATCGTAAAATGGTTCAATGATTCGAAGGGCTTCGGCTTTATCACCCCTGACGAAGGCGGCGAAGATCTGTTCGCTCACTTCTCGGCGATTCAGTCGGCAGGCTTCAAGTCGCTGCAAGAGAACCAACGCGTTTCTTTTGAAGTGACCGCTGGTCCTAAGGGCAAGCAAGCTTCGAACATTCAGCCTCTGTAATACGCTGGATCTAACGAAATAAAGAAATCCTCGGTAACCGAGGATTTTTTTTCGTCTGTACGTTTGGCAGACCGCACGTCTGCGCGCGGTAACGCCTGTCTTTCCTTTCAATGCTGCGCAGGTTTGCGCCGCCAGTAGTCCGGCTGCGCATACGCCCGCCGCAAAAAATCCACGAACGCCCGCACCCGCAGCGGCAAATGCCGGCGCTGCGCAAACACCGCGTGAATATCGTTGCCCGGCGCCGCAAAATCGGCCAGCACCGTGTGCAATTTGCCTGCTTCGATCTCGCTGCCCACTTCCCACATCGACCGCCACGCCAGCCCTTTGCCGGCCAGTGCCCATTCGTGCAGCACCTGGCCGTCGTTGCAGCCCATATTGCCACCCACTTTGAGCACCACGTTCTTGCCGTTTTCCCGAAAAGTCCAGCCGCGCTGGCTGCCTTCGCTGCTGATCACCAGGCAGTTGTGACGCGCGAGGTCGGCCAGGGTTTCCGGCGTGCCGTGGCGCTTGAGATAGGAGGGCGCCGCCACCACCACCCGTTCGTTATCGGCCAGCTTGACGCTGACCAGGCTGGAATCGGCCAGGCTGGCGATGCGGATCGCCACGTCGATGCCTTCACCGACGATGTCGGTCACGCGGTCGGTCATGTTCAGGGTGGCGGTGAGGTCCTGGTGTTCGGCCAGGAAAGACGGCAGCAATGGCGCCACGTGCCGGCGGCCGAAACCGGCCGGCGCCGAGATCATCAGGTGGCCGGTGGCACGGGCGCTGCGCTCAGCCACGGCTGATTCGGCTTCCTCGAGCTCGGCCAGGATGCGCTGGCAATCCTCGAGAAATGCCGTGCCCTCGTCGGTGAGGGCCAGCTTGCGCGTGGTTCGTTGCAGCAATTTGACGCCGAGGCGCGCTTCGAGTGCATCGAGCCGGCGGCCGATCATGGCCGGCGCAATGCCTTCCGCGCGCGCGGCAGCCGACAGGCTGCCCCTGGCCACGACCTCGACAAAGGTGGAAATCTGTCTGAATTGTCCCATCGTGAACTTTCTATCTGTGACAAAAACGCATGGATGAAGTGATATTTAGTCTCGTTTGCGTAACTAAAGAGTGAATATACTGGAAAAAAAGCCATGGTGTCACCGAGCCGACACACTAAAAAAGAAACCGGCGTGCGCACTGTGGCGATGCTTATAATTTGGTATGGAAGTTAACTTTTCTCTTGGAGATCTCGCACATGACGCTGCCTTCTGCTCAACCTCTTAATCTGCCCCAAGGCATGGAAATTACCGGTGACATCAAACCCGGTTACGAAGCCATCCTCACCACCGAGGCGTTGAGCCTCGTGGTCAAGCTCACGCGCGAATTCGAGGCGCGTCGCCAGCAATTGCTGGCCGTGCGGGTAGAGCGCGCCAAGCGTCTGGACGCCGGCGAACGCCCCGACTTCCTGCCCGAGACTGCAGAAATCCGCAACGGCG
This is a stretch of genomic DNA from Duganella zoogloeoides. It encodes these proteins:
- a CDS encoding LysR family transcriptional regulator, producing MGQFRQISTFVEVVARGSLSAAARAEGIAPAMIGRRLDALEARLGVKLLQRTTRKLALTDEGTAFLEDCQRILAELEEAESAVAERSARATGHLMISAPAGFGRRHVAPLLPSFLAEHQDLTATLNMTDRVTDIVGEGIDVAIRIASLADSSLVSVKLADNERVVVAAPSYLKRHGTPETLADLARHNCLVISSEGSQRGWTFRENGKNVVLKVGGNMGCNDGQVLHEWALAGKGLAWRSMWEVGSEIEAGKLHTVLADFAAPGNDIHAVFAQRRHLPLRVRAFVDFLRRAYAQPDYWRRKPAQH
- a CDS encoding putative bifunctional diguanylate cyclase/phosphodiesterase — translated: MQQSPTPQTPRDLLHELDHFMEEAGDVVFRLDATGAVAYASKRATTLIGRLAPLTGLSLARLVSDDHHASITAALAEAQATRTPQLLQVRIKAPESEVWHELRISFLPQTGGTLVVGRNMSQQQATEERLRHLATHDALTELPNRLLLSDRIRMVIANARRSGQGFSVATIGLDSFKKVNDGLGHPVGDALLQMAAARLRKTLRDSDTLARVGGDEFVAILPGTHTEAQIKLVTGRLIASLQSPFDIGKHTIYVGASVGVSIYPLHAEDEVRLVALADAAMSRAKETGKARCVVYSPSHAGPPQHDISLEAAMFQAVREGEFLLYYQPIVDAPTREIQGFETLMRWKHPTLGMVPPVRFIPIAEANGLINLLGAWALKAACVQLRQFEEVARRSLYISVNISPRQFRNDKFLDVLDDALAFSGLPGEQLVLEITEGTLMIDPVHAESILSKMAERRARIAIDDFGTGYSSLAYLKRFPISVLKIDRAFIRDLPGSQKDGAICSTVLDLSRHLDLSVVAEGVETEEQMGWLNDRGCQYIQGYLTGKPMPANVAMAALRESIHAKLVPHVPPAQAAQVTP
- a CDS encoding cold-shock protein, giving the protein MATGIVKWFNDSKGFGFITPDEGGEDLFAHFSAIQSAGFKSLQENQRVSFEVTAGPKGKQASNIQPL
- the upp gene encoding uracil phosphoribosyltransferase; protein product: MKQDPRFPNLFITDHPLIQHKLSHMRAKDTSTRTFRDLLKEITLLMGYEITRDLPLTTRTVETPLMTIDAPVIAGRKLAIVPILRAGIGMSDGLLDLVPSARVGHIGVFRDPATHLPVEYLVRLPDTVERTFILCDPMVATGNSAVHAVDVLKKRGVTDEQIIFLSLVAAPEGVEVFQKSHPGVKLYCASLDSHLDDHAYIIPGLGDAGDRIFGTK
- a CDS encoding Hpt domain-containing protein; protein product: MNASTDPDFRARLAALNAKFAATVPGTMDKIAQALAACRASASAGCAAPSAAALHQLHELLHGVAGSAGTFGFATLGQEARRIEQQVRTVMKEGAGWELIPVQVDRLLAWAARDASATEFN